The following proteins are encoded in a genomic region of Cryptomeria japonica chromosome 11, Sugi_1.0, whole genome shotgun sequence:
- the LOC131067567 gene encoding uncharacterized protein LOC131067567 isoform X1, translated as MSNPRKNHSGNQGTNTKKHSLEVGKAHAILHPNGDGGSEGKSGNKGTVQLYGVNSDPCNEMLSGYLAEKYKIEIKCLVGVEAAFNALQSFGKAPVLRDGDDWLFGNDINWSRDIIMHCEKKYENSTTKDIVNSFEKLNSLFCQYVVADCCEVPTAMENIETQLVTELDKYIKKMRSLKGKPPSLVELIRRSILKFIDDVYTKTEGPLFVKAGELRTVGLTA; from the exons ATGAGCAACCCAAGAAAGAATCATTCGGGCAACCAAGGAACGAATACCAAAAAGCATAGTCTAGAGGTCGGTAAAGCGCATGCGATACTACACCCAAATGGCGATGGCGGTAGCGAGGGAAAGAGTGGCAACAAAGGAACTGTCCAGCTGTATGGAGTAAACTCTGATCCCTGCAACGAAATGTTGTCAGGATATCTAGCAGAGAAatataaaattgaaatcaaatgtcTTGTAGGAGTGGAAGCAGCGTTCAATGCTTTACAA TCCTTTGGAAAAGCTCCAGTGCTCCGGGATGGAGATGACTGGCTATTTGGTAACGATATTAATT GGTCAAGGGATATCATAATGCACTGTGAAAAGAAATATGAAAACTCAACGACAAAAGAtattgtgaactcttttgaaaaaCTGAATTCATTATTTTGTCAGTATGTCGTCGCCGATTGTTGTGAAGTGCCTACGGCAATGGAAAATATTGAGACGCAGTTGGTAACAGAGTTAGATAAGTATATAAAGAAAATGCGGTCCTTGAAAGGGAAGCCTCCCAGCCTTGTTGAGCTAATCCGTCGTTCAATTCTTAAATTTATAGATGACGTTTATACCAAAACTGAAGGCCCTCTGTTTGTTAAAGCGGGAGAGCTTAGAACTGTAGGGCTGACTGCCTGA
- the LOC131067567 gene encoding uncharacterized protein LOC131067567 isoform X2, producing MSNPRKNHSGNQGTNTKKHSLEVGKAHAILHPNGDGGSEGKSGNKGTVQLYGVNSDPCNEMLSGYLAEKYKIEIKCLVGVEAAFNALQSFGKAPVLRDGDDWLFGSRDIIMHCEKKYENSTTKDIVNSFEKLNSLFCQYVVADCCEVPTAMENIETQLVTELDKYIKKMRSLKGKPPSLVELIRRSILKFIDDVYTKTEGPLFVKAGELRTVGLTA from the exons ATGAGCAACCCAAGAAAGAATCATTCGGGCAACCAAGGAACGAATACCAAAAAGCATAGTCTAGAGGTCGGTAAAGCGCATGCGATACTACACCCAAATGGCGATGGCGGTAGCGAGGGAAAGAGTGGCAACAAAGGAACTGTCCAGCTGTATGGAGTAAACTCTGATCCCTGCAACGAAATGTTGTCAGGATATCTAGCAGAGAAatataaaattgaaatcaaatgtcTTGTAGGAGTGGAAGCAGCGTTCAATGCTTTACAA TCCTTTGGAAAAGCTCCAGTGCTCCGGGATGGAGATGACTGGCTATTTG GGTCAAGGGATATCATAATGCACTGTGAAAAGAAATATGAAAACTCAACGACAAAAGAtattgtgaactcttttgaaaaaCTGAATTCATTATTTTGTCAGTATGTCGTCGCCGATTGTTGTGAAGTGCCTACGGCAATGGAAAATATTGAGACGCAGTTGGTAACAGAGTTAGATAAGTATATAAAGAAAATGCGGTCCTTGAAAGGGAAGCCTCCCAGCCTTGTTGAGCTAATCCGTCGTTCAATTCTTAAATTTATAGATGACGTTTATACCAAAACTGAAGGCCCTCTGTTTGTTAAAGCGGGAGAGCTTAGAACTGTAGGGCTGACTGCCTGA